The following proteins are co-located in the Myxococcus fulvus genome:
- the hemW gene encoding radical SAM family heme chaperone HemW produces MPFDAPVDLLTGMPAARFGLYLHFPYCLAKCPYCDFAVAVARQVPEERYANAVLTELDARLAVSPELRGKPLESIFLGGGTPSLWHPRYVSRVLDGIAARLKVSPGAEVSLEGNPERADAERFEGYRAAGVNRLSLGVQSFEPRTLKALGRAHDAEQVERAVELARRARFPVVSMDFIYGVHGQTVAEVEKDARRAVALQPEHLSTYALTVEREVLAVDTPLSKQLKRGELELPPDDDVVTMAATVRQVYGAAGLTRYEVSNHARPGFSSRHNALYWTGGEYLALGVGATGMLLSPAPSRYVNLRSPEKYLAQVEAGRLPEDSREALGSEELFAERLAMGLRLVSGVDWEAVCERYGQPVAPRRAEVARLVEHGFATLTNGRLALTEKGADVHSAVCARLL; encoded by the coding sequence ATGCCGTTCGACGCGCCAGTGGACCTGCTCACGGGGATGCCGGCGGCCCGCTTCGGGCTGTACCTGCACTTCCCCTACTGCCTCGCGAAGTGCCCGTACTGCGACTTCGCCGTGGCCGTGGCGCGCCAGGTGCCCGAGGAGCGCTACGCGAACGCGGTGCTGACGGAGCTGGACGCACGCCTCGCCGTCTCGCCCGAGCTGCGCGGCAAGCCCCTGGAGTCCATCTTCCTGGGCGGTGGAACTCCGTCACTCTGGCATCCGCGTTACGTCTCCCGCGTGCTGGACGGAATCGCCGCGAGGCTGAAGGTGTCGCCCGGCGCGGAGGTGTCGCTGGAGGGCAATCCGGAGCGCGCGGACGCGGAGCGCTTCGAGGGCTACCGGGCCGCGGGCGTGAATCGACTGTCCCTGGGCGTCCAGTCCTTCGAGCCCCGGACGCTCAAGGCACTGGGCCGTGCGCACGACGCGGAGCAGGTGGAGCGCGCGGTGGAGCTGGCGCGGCGCGCGCGCTTCCCGGTGGTGTCCATGGACTTCATCTACGGCGTGCACGGCCAGACGGTGGCGGAGGTGGAGAAGGACGCGCGGCGCGCGGTGGCGCTCCAGCCCGAGCACCTGTCCACGTACGCGCTGACGGTGGAGCGCGAGGTGCTGGCGGTGGACACGCCCTTGTCCAAGCAGCTCAAGCGCGGCGAGCTGGAGCTGCCCCCGGACGACGACGTGGTGACGATGGCGGCCACGGTGCGCCAGGTGTACGGCGCCGCGGGCCTCACCCGCTACGAGGTCTCCAACCACGCGCGTCCGGGCTTCAGCTCCCGGCACAACGCGCTGTACTGGACGGGCGGCGAGTACCTGGCGCTGGGCGTGGGCGCCACGGGGATGCTGCTGTCACCCGCGCCCTCGCGCTACGTCAACCTGCGCAGCCCGGAGAAGTACCTGGCCCAGGTGGAGGCGGGGCGCCTGCCCGAGGACAGCCGTGAGGCGTTGGGGTCGGAGGAACTCTTCGCGGAGCGGCTGGCGATGGGGCTGCGGTTGGTGTCGGGCGTGGACTGGGAGGCGGTGTGTGAGCGATATGGCCAGCCGGTGGCGCCCCGACGGGCGGAGGTGGCGCGGCTGGTGGAGCACGGCTTCGCGACGCTCACGAACGGGCGACTGGCGTTGACGGAGAAGGGCGCGGATGTGCACAGCGCCGTCTGCGCGCGGCTCTTGTAG
- a CDS encoding TadE/TadG family type IV pilus assembly protein, which translates to MRSVPTRAQSGQAAVESAIVLPLFVFLILGTLQLGLMHQARLLAKYAAYKAVRAGSLHNAKVETMEAAALAVLLPILSTRTSGEGGIEVVKPVGSAEEFQTKFEELKNNQMPGANLKYAEVTICGPTQEEVSGGGEFDFDDPDNIHPDGWRENHRTKLRIQLTLNFRLVVPFADWVIYKAARGREVPMLMRMGKMKAEEQSKTSTRRFGGAATGEGPYESAASQGIYIMPIRTTYTMRMQSNLYLGANALPASNACLFPFSY; encoded by the coding sequence ATGCGTTCCGTCCCCACAAGGGCCCAATCAGGCCAGGCCGCGGTGGAGTCCGCCATCGTCCTGCCGCTGTTCGTGTTCCTCATCCTGGGCACGCTGCAGCTGGGGCTGATGCACCAGGCGCGGCTTCTGGCGAAGTACGCCGCGTACAAGGCCGTGCGCGCCGGCTCGCTGCACAACGCCAAGGTGGAGACCATGGAGGCCGCCGCCCTCGCGGTGCTCCTGCCCATCCTCAGCACCCGGACCTCGGGCGAGGGGGGCATCGAGGTCGTCAAGCCCGTCGGCAGCGCCGAGGAGTTCCAGACCAAGTTCGAGGAGCTGAAGAACAACCAGATGCCCGGGGCGAACCTCAAGTACGCCGAGGTCACCATCTGCGGCCCCACCCAGGAGGAGGTCTCCGGCGGCGGCGAGTTCGACTTCGACGACCCGGACAACATCCACCCGGACGGCTGGCGGGAGAACCACCGCACCAAGCTGCGCATCCAGCTGACGCTCAACTTCCGGCTCGTCGTCCCGTTCGCGGACTGGGTCATCTACAAGGCCGCGCGCGGCCGCGAGGTGCCCATGCTGATGCGCATGGGGAAGATGAAGGCGGAGGAGCAATCCAAGACGTCCACCCGCCGCTTCGGAGGCGCCGCCACGGGCGAGGGCCCCTACGAGAGCGCCGCCTCCCAGGGCATCTACATCATGCCCATCCGCACCACGTACACCATGCGGATGCAGTCCAACCTGTACCTGGGCGCCAACGCCCTGCCCGCGAGCAACGCATGCCTCTTCCCGTTCTCCTACTGA
- a CDS encoding M16 family metallopeptidase produces MAIRYALPNGLTVVFEEQHAAKVAAFQVWVKVGSADERPDQAGLAHLHEHMLFKGTERRGPGEIARDVEAHGGEINAWTSYDQTVYHIVIASQFARTGLDILGDAVRRSAFDAEELSREIEVVCEEIKRSQDTPSRRASRDLFSTAFQRHPYRLPVLGTAESVRSFSREKVLEFYHRYYTPKNMVLSVSGDLSEAELRGWVDEIFGGDWGRPFEGEVKRPDEPALTGRRVLLRPDEVKEAWLHLTFPIPEAEHPDTPALDVLAMMVGQGEASRLSREVKRRHNLVNDIHAFAYTPQDPGLFSVSMTLQPGHCERALEEAAKTLATMRVTPVTADELSTAKALLEAEAVYQRETVQGVARKMGYFQSGMGSLEAEARYYEAVRSLTPEHIQKAAEKYLRLDKAIVTALLPHGTEFTEAQVNAVLDRVEKGPVAAPPERKASKVSAGEPSLKLGAKAKGPSDIIQETLPSGAKLVVRVEPAVPLFAVRAAFMGGLRYETPADNGLTTLLARSLTRGTPTRDAEEISQLADIYAGSMGGLSGRNSVNLRGEFLSRHFEAAFRLFSDSVLHPSFPEVEVARERSLMLQDILTREDKPSSLAFDLFNRTLFRTHPYRMPTLGEKESVEALGPEALRAYHEKYMDPSQLVLTVVGDVKVDEVLALANEYFGKSKGKAAPAPRILEEGPLEGAREEKRVLAKAQSHLVVGFRGVRINDPERHALEALSGVLSGQGGRLFVELRDKRSMAYSVSSFGVEGIEPGYFAAYMGTSPEKVDAALEGIRAELRRVRDERIPEEELERAKQNLIGTHEIALQRNGARAGMMAMDTLYGLNMDNFLHYAEHIAAVTADQVRDVARKVIDFDKSVLAVVGP; encoded by the coding sequence ATGGCCATCCGCTACGCGCTGCCCAACGGGCTCACTGTCGTCTTCGAGGAACAGCACGCCGCCAAGGTCGCGGCCTTCCAGGTCTGGGTGAAGGTCGGCAGCGCCGACGAGCGCCCGGACCAGGCGGGCCTGGCCCACCTGCACGAGCACATGCTCTTCAAGGGCACGGAGCGGCGCGGCCCCGGCGAAATCGCCCGGGACGTGGAGGCCCACGGCGGGGAGATCAACGCCTGGACGTCCTACGACCAGACGGTCTACCACATCGTCATCGCCAGCCAGTTCGCGCGGACGGGCCTGGACATCCTCGGGGACGCGGTGCGCCGCTCCGCCTTCGACGCCGAGGAGCTCTCGCGCGAAATCGAGGTCGTCTGCGAGGAGATCAAACGCAGCCAGGACACCCCGTCCCGGCGCGCCTCGCGTGACTTGTTCTCCACGGCCTTCCAGCGCCACCCGTACCGGCTGCCGGTGCTGGGGACGGCGGAGAGCGTGCGCAGCTTCAGCCGCGAGAAGGTGCTGGAGTTCTACCACCGCTACTACACGCCGAAGAACATGGTGCTGTCCGTCTCGGGTGACCTGAGCGAGGCGGAGCTGCGCGGGTGGGTGGACGAGATTTTCGGCGGGGACTGGGGCCGGCCGTTCGAGGGTGAGGTGAAGCGCCCCGACGAGCCCGCGCTCACGGGCCGCCGCGTGCTGCTGCGTCCGGACGAGGTGAAGGAGGCGTGGCTGCACCTGACGTTCCCGATTCCGGAGGCCGAGCACCCGGACACGCCCGCGCTGGACGTGCTGGCGATGATGGTGGGCCAGGGCGAGGCGTCCCGGCTGTCGCGCGAGGTGAAGCGCCGCCACAACCTGGTCAACGACATCCACGCCTTCGCGTACACGCCGCAGGACCCGGGCCTGTTCTCGGTGTCGATGACGCTGCAGCCGGGCCACTGCGAGCGCGCGCTGGAGGAGGCGGCGAAGACGCTGGCCACGATGCGCGTGACGCCGGTGACGGCGGACGAGCTGTCCACGGCGAAGGCGCTGCTGGAGGCGGAGGCCGTCTACCAGCGCGAGACGGTGCAGGGCGTGGCCCGGAAGATGGGCTACTTCCAGTCCGGCATGGGCAGCCTGGAGGCGGAGGCGCGCTACTACGAGGCCGTGCGCTCGCTGACGCCCGAGCACATCCAGAAGGCGGCGGAGAAGTACCTGCGGCTGGACAAGGCCATCGTCACGGCGCTGTTGCCGCACGGGACGGAGTTCACGGAGGCGCAGGTGAACGCGGTGCTGGACCGCGTGGAGAAGGGCCCCGTGGCCGCGCCGCCCGAGCGCAAGGCGAGCAAGGTGTCCGCGGGCGAGCCCTCGCTGAAGCTGGGCGCGAAGGCGAAGGGCCCCAGCGACATCATCCAGGAGACGCTGCCTTCGGGGGCGAAGCTGGTGGTGCGCGTGGAGCCGGCGGTGCCGCTGTTCGCGGTGCGCGCGGCGTTCATGGGTGGATTGCGCTACGAGACGCCGGCGGACAACGGGCTGACGACATTGCTGGCGCGCAGCCTCACGCGGGGCACGCCGACGCGGGACGCGGAGGAGATTTCGCAGCTCGCGGACATCTACGCGGGCAGCATGGGCGGCTTGAGCGGGCGCAACTCGGTGAACCTGCGCGGGGAGTTCCTCTCGCGGCACTTCGAGGCGGCGTTCCGGTTGTTCTCGGACAGCGTGTTGCACCCCTCGTTCCCCGAGGTGGAGGTGGCGCGGGAGCGCTCGCTGATGCTGCAGGACATCCTCACGCGGGAGGACAAGCCGTCGAGCCTGGCGTTCGACCTGTTCAACCGGACGCTGTTCCGGACGCACCCGTACCGGATGCCGACGCTGGGTGAGAAGGAGTCGGTGGAGGCGCTGGGGCCCGAGGCGCTTCGCGCGTACCACGAGAAGTACATGGACCCGTCACAGCTGGTGCTGACGGTGGTGGGCGACGTGAAGGTGGACGAGGTGCTCGCGCTGGCGAACGAGTACTTCGGCAAGTCGAAGGGCAAGGCCGCGCCGGCTCCGCGCATCCTGGAGGAGGGGCCGCTGGAGGGTGCGCGCGAGGAGAAGCGCGTGCTGGCCAAGGCGCAGTCGCACCTGGTGGTGGGCTTCCGGGGCGTGCGCATCAACGACCCGGAGCGGCACGCGCTGGAGGCATTGTCGGGCGTGTTGTCCGGCCAGGGCGGGCGGCTGTTCGTGGAGCTGCGCGACAAGCGGTCCATGGCGTACAGCGTGAGCAGCTTCGGCGTGGAGGGCATCGAGCCGGGCTACTTCGCGGCGTACATGGGGACGAGTCCGGAGAAGGTGGACGCGGCGCTGGAGGGCATCCGCGCGGAGTTGAGGCGCGTGCGTGACGAGCGGATTCCCGAGGAGGAACTGGAGCGGGCGAAGCAGAACCTCATCGGCACGCATGAAATCGCGCTCCAGCGCAACGGCGCGCGCGCGGGGATGATGGCCATGGACACCCTGTACGGGCTGAACATGGACAACTTCCTGCACTACGCGGAGCACATCGCCGCGGTGACGGCTGACCAGGTGCGGGATGTGGCGCGCAAGGTCATCGACTTCGACAAGAGCGTGCTCGCCGTCGTCGGTCCGTGA
- a CDS encoding plectin 1 isoform 8, with product MPSPPEEVDPLADLRDSLDLEDTGVQAAPPAPTATALPRPQPKPPPSAPPPAAPPPLPPRRPAASPALSSAGTGAAKAPATTPAPTPAPVSRAVRVPGDDPFKEAAEPRMPMGASPEEKLEYFRAVVRQKTETLARARTLYAERDGEVTGLKQSLTQARKEAAEAKAQLGAVKDSPAKLAQTSEALASAEKRAADAEAKLATVEAELSAVEADRKDLSRALAEVESEVPRLTAELHDERESRGAVAEELVGAKEALSLAQDRVAELAAEKSEAQGALEAVQEQYQQVLSDVERLGGELETATGERDSLGLRVGQLEAALAEAQGALSAVESESDWSKSSLEEAQTRTRTLEEERDQARRQLAVVEEGLRTLQAQTSELEKALALKDAEIVGLRAALTARTTEASELPVLRQALEGRAAEVARLTARLETEAARANERTQALEEGLAQAGERAQVAEGEAAALKEALEALEVEQVSLRDRMEADAAALGEAAQQAEAKVGEVSAALEAAHAERDELKKQLAAAEMKTATTDAERVGLSARVTMLETASAQREAELVRVQGALAQAKEEVSLERVRREAAEAERSDAQVHAAEVEARADALAEGQGGAEAQVAELREELEAARAEADKAERLQQRLKMLEGALETAKTDAARATQAAQSAQAGKQKEEAAAQAAESRLKDVEVARLELASKLEAVEATRAELTSKLEDAEARLARAESSQAGKAQESAATRAASDKKLEEAKAALSAAEAKLRAEQQAREALEQKLAQAPQAAATGAPADWEAEREGLKADAANLKRKLVAAETALEAAAGYKAKIAKLEAQLKGRK from the coding sequence ATGCCGTCACCTCCGGAAGAGGTGGATCCGCTCGCGGACCTGCGCGACAGCCTGGACCTGGAGGACACTGGCGTCCAAGCGGCCCCCCCCGCCCCCACCGCCACTGCCCTCCCCAGGCCCCAGCCCAAGCCCCCGCCTTCGGCGCCACCGCCCGCTGCCCCGCCCCCTCTGCCCCCTCGCCGTCCGGCGGCGTCCCCGGCTTTGTCGTCGGCGGGCACGGGCGCGGCCAAGGCCCCCGCGACCACTCCCGCCCCCACCCCGGCCCCGGTTTCGCGGGCCGTGCGGGTGCCCGGGGATGATCCCTTCAAGGAGGCCGCCGAGCCCCGGATGCCCATGGGGGCTTCTCCGGAGGAGAAGCTCGAGTACTTCCGGGCCGTCGTCCGACAGAAGACGGAGACCCTGGCCCGGGCGCGCACCCTGTACGCCGAGCGCGACGGGGAGGTGACGGGTCTCAAGCAGTCGCTCACCCAGGCGCGCAAGGAGGCCGCGGAGGCCAAGGCGCAGCTGGGGGCGGTGAAGGACTCCCCGGCGAAGCTGGCGCAGACCTCGGAGGCCCTGGCCAGCGCGGAGAAGCGCGCGGCGGACGCCGAGGCGAAGCTCGCCACGGTGGAGGCGGAGCTGTCCGCGGTGGAGGCGGACCGCAAGGACCTGTCGCGGGCGCTCGCGGAGGTGGAGTCGGAGGTCCCCCGGCTGACGGCGGAGCTCCACGACGAGCGCGAGTCGCGGGGCGCGGTGGCCGAGGAGCTGGTGGGCGCCAAGGAGGCGCTGTCGCTGGCGCAGGACCGCGTCGCGGAGCTGGCGGCGGAGAAGTCCGAGGCGCAGGGCGCGCTGGAGGCCGTCCAGGAGCAGTACCAGCAGGTGCTCTCCGACGTGGAGCGGCTGGGCGGCGAGCTGGAGACGGCCACGGGCGAGCGCGACTCGCTGGGCCTGCGCGTGGGCCAGCTGGAGGCCGCGCTCGCCGAGGCGCAGGGCGCGCTCTCCGCGGTGGAGAGCGAGAGCGACTGGTCCAAGAGCTCGCTCGAGGAGGCGCAGACCCGCACGCGCACGCTGGAGGAGGAGCGCGACCAGGCGCGCCGCCAGCTCGCGGTGGTGGAGGAGGGGCTGCGCACGCTGCAGGCGCAGACCTCCGAGCTGGAGAAGGCGCTGGCGCTGAAGGACGCCGAAATCGTGGGCCTGCGCGCGGCGCTCACCGCGCGCACCACGGAGGCCTCCGAGCTGCCCGTGCTGCGGCAGGCGCTGGAGGGACGCGCCGCCGAGGTGGCTCGACTCACGGCGCGGCTGGAGACCGAGGCCGCGCGCGCGAACGAGCGCACCCAGGCGCTTGAAGAAGGGCTCGCGCAGGCCGGTGAGCGGGCGCAGGTGGCGGAGGGCGAGGCCGCGGCGCTGAAGGAGGCGCTGGAGGCGCTCGAGGTCGAGCAGGTCTCGCTGCGTGACCGCATGGAGGCGGACGCGGCGGCGCTGGGCGAGGCGGCGCAGCAGGCCGAGGCGAAGGTGGGCGAGGTGTCCGCGGCGCTGGAGGCCGCGCACGCCGAGCGCGACGAGCTCAAGAAGCAGCTCGCCGCGGCGGAGATGAAGACCGCCACCACGGACGCCGAGCGCGTGGGGCTGTCCGCGCGGGTGACGATGCTGGAGACGGCCTCCGCGCAGCGCGAGGCGGAGCTGGTGCGGGTGCAGGGCGCGCTCGCGCAGGCGAAGGAAGAGGTGTCGCTGGAGCGCGTGCGCCGCGAGGCCGCGGAGGCGGAGCGCTCCGACGCGCAGGTGCATGCGGCGGAAGTGGAAGCCCGCGCGGACGCGCTGGCGGAAGGGCAGGGCGGTGCCGAGGCCCAGGTCGCGGAGCTGCGCGAGGAGCTGGAGGCCGCGCGCGCCGAGGCGGACAAGGCGGAGCGGCTCCAGCAGCGGCTGAAGATGCTGGAGGGCGCGCTGGAGACGGCGAAGACCGACGCGGCCCGCGCGACCCAGGCGGCCCAGAGCGCGCAGGCCGGCAAGCAGAAGGAGGAGGCGGCGGCCCAGGCTGCGGAGTCCCGGCTCAAGGACGTGGAGGTGGCGCGGCTGGAGCTGGCCTCGAAGCTCGAGGCCGTGGAAGCGACGCGCGCCGAGCTGACCTCGAAGCTCGAGGACGCCGAGGCCCGGCTCGCTCGCGCGGAGTCCTCGCAGGCGGGCAAGGCGCAGGAGTCGGCCGCGACGCGCGCCGCCTCCGACAAGAAGCTGGAAGAGGCGAAGGCGGCGCTGTCCGCGGCCGAGGCGAAGCTGCGCGCCGAGCAGCAGGCTCGCGAGGCGCTGGAACAGAAGCTGGCCCAGGCGCCACAGGCCGCGGCGACAGGCGCGCCCGCCGACTGGGAGGCCGAGCGGGAGGGCCTCAAGGCGGACGCGGCCAACCTCAAGCGCAAGCTGGTGGCGGCCGAGACGGCGCTCGAGGCGGCGGCCGGCTACAAGGCGAAGATCGCCAAACTGGAAGCGCAATTGAAGGGCCGGAAGTAG
- a CDS encoding DUF4388 domain-containing protein: protein MFPSPSQVLRQREGLLADTPFPLLLQALMVEERTCTLELKVRQREKRILFEEGSPVACQSNLLHETLGKYLVEKGKLSEADYQKSLAESVSSGMQMGGLLVQKGLISPFDLYKQLQANLAHKLLDCFRWVDAKYRLIADAETPDASVRMNTAQLILTGVEGVMPFDAVATHFTFTDERRFGQMPAVESGPKLSSKDARLLQQLRQRPTFNELMERTGFDMETVLRRLYALCLLGVAGFVEDVDARAVELSSRVVPVAAPPPEPVAPEPVAARGLPFSDEDVATRDALVSAFLAHRSKDPFALLEVPEDVQPLPLRRAFLAWAERFSPLRFQTPELKEKAESLLAAYARAYGTLSDAEQNLLWRKRRAAHREKERTATGRPSTAEQFRIRTDLLDARTQFDEARRRLTDKQYAGAFEYFEYACDIEPKPLHHAWRAWARYLMKPESHGRLALQELQEVVRQEPGLEDGWAFLGEVAQGEGQWALADEALRKAFKINPKNRRYVELLQEMARRR from the coding sequence ATGTTTCCCTCCCCGTCGCAGGTGCTCCGGCAGCGCGAGGGATTGCTCGCGGACACGCCCTTCCCGCTGCTGCTCCAGGCGCTGATGGTCGAGGAGCGCACGTGCACGCTGGAGCTGAAGGTGCGCCAGCGCGAGAAGCGCATCCTCTTCGAGGAAGGCTCGCCCGTGGCGTGCCAGTCCAACCTGCTCCACGAGACGCTGGGGAAGTACCTGGTGGAGAAGGGCAAGCTGTCGGAGGCCGACTACCAGAAGTCGCTGGCGGAGAGCGTCTCCTCGGGCATGCAGATGGGCGGGCTGCTGGTGCAGAAGGGGCTCATCAGCCCGTTCGACTTGTACAAGCAGCTCCAGGCGAACCTGGCGCACAAGCTGCTCGACTGCTTCCGGTGGGTGGACGCGAAGTACCGCCTCATCGCGGACGCGGAGACGCCCGACGCGAGCGTGCGGATGAACACCGCGCAGCTCATCCTCACCGGCGTGGAGGGCGTGATGCCCTTCGACGCGGTGGCCACCCACTTCACCTTCACCGACGAGCGCCGCTTCGGGCAGATGCCCGCCGTGGAGTCGGGCCCCAAGCTGTCGTCCAAGGACGCCCGGCTGCTCCAGCAGCTGCGCCAGCGCCCCACCTTCAACGAGCTGATGGAGCGCACGGGCTTCGACATGGAGACGGTGCTGCGGCGCCTGTACGCGCTGTGCCTCTTGGGCGTCGCGGGCTTCGTGGAGGACGTGGACGCCCGGGCCGTGGAGCTGTCCTCGCGCGTGGTGCCCGTGGCCGCTCCACCGCCGGAGCCCGTGGCGCCCGAGCCCGTCGCCGCCCGGGGGCTGCCCTTCAGCGACGAGGACGTGGCCACCAGGGACGCGCTGGTGTCGGCCTTCCTCGCGCACCGCAGCAAGGACCCCTTCGCCCTGCTGGAGGTGCCCGAGGACGTGCAGCCCCTGCCGCTGCGCCGGGCCTTCCTCGCCTGGGCCGAGCGCTTCTCACCCCTGCGCTTCCAGACGCCTGAACTCAAGGAGAAGGCCGAGTCCCTGCTCGCCGCCTACGCCCGCGCCTACGGCACCCTCTCCGACGCGGAGCAGAACCTGCTCTGGCGAAAGCGCCGCGCCGCCCACCGCGAGAAGGAGCGCACCGCCACCGGGCGCCCCTCCACCGCCGAGCAGTTCCGCATCCGCACGGATTTGCTCGACGCCAGGACGCAGTTCGACGAGGCCCGCCGCCGCCTCACCGACAAGCAATACGCCGGCGCGTTCGAGTACTTCGAGTACGCCTGCGACATCGAGCCCAAGCCCCTGCACCACGCCTGGCGCGCCTGGGCCCGATATCTGATGAAGCCCGAGTCCCACGGCCGCCTGGCCCTCCAGGAGCTCCAGGAGGTGGTCCGCCAGGAGCCGGGCCTGGAGGACGGCTGGGCCTTCCTGGGCGAGGTGGCCCAGGGCGAGGGCCAGTGGGCCCTGGCCGACGAGGCCCTGCGCAAGGCCTTCAAGATCAACCCGAAGAACCGCCGCTACGTGGAGCTCCTCCAGGAGATGGCCCGCCGCCGCTAG